The following proteins are encoded in a genomic region of Ostrinia nubilalis chromosome 1, ilOstNubi1.1, whole genome shotgun sequence:
- the LOC135075230 gene encoding uncharacterized protein LOC135075230, with the protein MSMTKENRPPKRQRSENWLEEDKYLLKELVKERVNAIENKNTDTNTNKRKVAAWADLQTTFNSMCAGMNRSITQLKSQWSLIKISAKKDKTIARQAQIKTGGGPPLSVPDDRADDIASWLPNEFVVDVNRFDSDSNKSELINIQEEESTQNTQDQELINNEEIQYELVVLDEEIEDTHACTTRGILEDKENKKVEAKENKAKPNFKAPAIKKKRKLLNKEGLIDLSKVRISEIAETESKCRIELHEVQMENERKKGRNLDLEHQLLQEKLKYYTHINKE; encoded by the exons atgtccatgacgaaggagaacagaccgcctaaaaggcaacgatcagaaaactggttggaggaagataag tatttgctgaaagagttggtgaaagaaagagtaaatgcaatcgaaaataaaaatacagacactaacacgaataaacggaaggttgcggcttgggctgatttacaaacaac gtttaattcaatgtgcgctggtatgaaccgctccattacccagttaaaatcgcaatggagcctcataaaaatcagtgcgaagaaagacaagaccattgctaggcaggctcaaattaaaactggcggtggtccaccattatcagtgcctgacgatagggctgatgatatagcatcttggttgcccaatgaatttgtagtcgatgttaacagatttgactcggactcaaataaaagtgaattaattaacattcaagaggaggaatcaactcaaaatacgcaagatcaggaattgataaataatgaagaaatccaatatgaattggtggtacttgatgaagaaatagaagatacacatgcttgtactactagaggcatattggaagataaagaaaataaaaaagtagaggcaaaagaaaataaagcaaaacctaattttaaagcaccagcaatcaaaaaaaaaaggaaactgttaaacaaagaaggcttaattgatttaagcaaagttaggatttccgaaattgcagaaacagaatcaaaatgccggattgaactgcatgaagttcaaatggaaaacgaacggaagaaagggagaaacttggatcttgagcatcaattattacaggaaaaacttaaatattacactcacattaataaagaataa
- the LOC135087065 gene encoding uncharacterized protein LOC135087065: MGPSGVVVSVLALVSAAWATVGDNNLDGGDRVVLVAPVLAPPRDSRQHSTDRARQFPILVLLKQQGAEPARADQAKSLETNPQPIYVQKLEDQERANPGQQNRQKRHLLAKKFLGLGGGSFGIGFGGGGYSGGGYSGGGYGGGGYGGGGGGGGGYGGGYGGGHQGYGGHDGGYGGGSTKVIIVKEIGGHGHHGGYSHGGHGGGNYQQGGGYGNGGGFGGGFGGGYGGGYGGGYGGGGGGGGGGGGGGGYGGGYGGGGGGGYGGGGNPGHGGGCGGGCGGGGNYGGGSSSASASASASASASGYGKR; encoded by the exons ATGGGACCCAGTGGAGTGGTGGTGAGCGTGTTAGCGCTGGTGAGCGCGGCGTGGGCCACGGTTGGTGACAATAACCTGGATGGTGGAGATCGAGTGGTCTTAGTGGCCCCCGTGCTAGCGCCCCCTCGGGATTCGAGACAGCATTCGACGGATCGTGCTCGGCAGTTCCCTATCCTAGTGTTACTGAAACAGCAAGGAGCGGAACCAGCCCGCGCTGACCAGGCCAAGTCGTTGGAAACCAACCCTCAACCTATTTATGTACAA AAACTAGAAGACCAGGAAAGAGCGAACCCCGGTCAACAGAACAGGCAGAAGCGGCATCTCTTGGCGAAGAAGTTCCTCGGTCTCGGAGGTGGGAGCTTTGGTATCGGTTTCGGCGGGGGTGGCTATAGTGGCGGTGGCTATAGTGGCGGTGGCTACGGTGGCGGTGGCTAcggtggcggtggcggcggtggcggtggcTATGGCGGTGGCTACGGGGGCGGCCATCAAGGCTATGGAGGACACGATGGTGGCTATGGTGGAGGATCCACTAAAGTTATCATTGTGAAAGAAATAGGCG GTCATGGCCACCACGGAGGTTACAGCCACGGCGGCCACGGAGGCGGCAACTACCAACAAGGAGGTGGCTACGGGAATGGCGGAGGATTCGGTGGTGGCTTCGGAGGTGGCTACGGCGGTGGCTATGGAGGTGGCTacgggggcggcggcggcggcggcggtggtgGTGGCG GCGGTGGCGGCTACGGAGGCGGCtacggcggcggcggtggcggcggctaCGGAGGCGGTGGCAACCCTGGCCACGGCGGCGGCTGCGGTGGCGGTTGCGGTGGCGGTGGCAACTATGGAGGTGGTAGCAGCAGTGCTAGTGCCAGTGCGTCAGCGTCTGCTAGTGCTAGCGG GTACGGAAAACGTTAA